In Flavobacterium sp. CBA20B-1, one DNA window encodes the following:
- the rluF gene encoding 23S rRNA pseudouridine(2604) synthase RluF, with product MEQEGIRINKFLSEVGYCSRREADKLLEQGRITINGKIPELGTKVLPTDEVRVNGKLIHEKEEPKIYLAVNKPVGIECTTNQSVKGNIVDFVNYPERIFPVGRLDKDSEGLIIMTNDGDIVNKILRARNNHEKEYIVTVNKTITDRFISRMGAGVPILDTVTKECRIEKISSTTFRIFLTQGLNRQIRRMCEYFDYEVVALKRIRIMNISLDIPVGKYRKISKTEMNELNRLISESTKTEEGSLPKPNKPLVNKNPAPTKDRKDFKKKFTEQRPLRNERRGNRK from the coding sequence ATGGAACAAGAAGGAATTCGTATTAATAAATTTTTGTCGGAAGTTGGCTATTGCTCGCGTCGTGAGGCCGACAAATTATTGGAACAAGGCAGAATAACCATAAACGGAAAAATTCCGGAATTGGGAACAAAAGTGTTGCCAACAGATGAAGTGCGCGTCAACGGAAAATTGATTCACGAGAAAGAAGAACCTAAAATTTATTTAGCTGTAAACAAACCTGTGGGTATTGAATGCACTACCAACCAATCGGTAAAGGGAAATATTGTTGACTTTGTGAATTATCCCGAACGTATTTTCCCTGTTGGAAGATTGGATAAAGATTCAGAAGGATTGATCATCATGACCAACGATGGCGATATTGTAAACAAAATTCTGCGTGCCCGAAACAACCACGAAAAAGAATATATTGTAACGGTAAACAAAACAATCACCGATCGTTTCATTAGCAGAATGGGTGCCGGTGTACCCATTTTAGATACCGTTACCAAAGAATGTCGCATTGAAAAAATAAGCAGCACTACATTCCGAATTTTCTTAACGCAAGGTTTAAACCGACAAATCCGTAGAATGTGCGAATATTTTGATTATGAAGTAGTGGCATTGAAGCGTATCCGTATTATGAATATTTCGTTAGATATTCCCGTTGGGAAATACCGTAAAATTTCAAAAACAGAAATGAACGAACTCAACCGATTAATTAGCGAAAGTACTAAAACCGAAGAGGGAAGTTTACCAAAACCCAATAAACCATTGGTTAATAAAAACCCAGCGCCAACCAAAGACCGTAAAGATTTTAAAAAGAAATTTACCGAGCAGCGCCCCTTAAGAAACGAACGCAGAGGGAATAGAAAATAA